From Tsuneonella aeria, one genomic window encodes:
- a CDS encoding NADPH:quinone oxidoreductase family protein gives MKALRTHAVGGPDTLTLDTVDDPVPAAGQVVVAVKACAINFPDTLMIRDLYQFKPERPYAPGGEIAGVVESVGEGVTAFRPGDRVFGGIGNGGLAEKVAVDTRRLFPVPEGVPFEKAASLMMTYGTTIHGLKDRAHIKPGDVMLVLGAAGGVGLSAVELGKAFGAKVIAAVSSEEKGEVARRAGADDVVIYPREAMDKDASKALANAFKAACGPEGANIVYDIVGGQYSEPALRAIAWEGKFLVVGFPAGIAKMPLNLTLLKSCDICGVFWGAFTMREPEKFKAQAAELFELLKAGKIDPLISETFPLERGGEAIAKLENREAVGKLVVTFD, from the coding sequence ATGAAAGCACTTCGCACCCACGCCGTCGGCGGACCGGACACGCTCACGCTCGACACGGTGGACGATCCCGTCCCCGCGGCGGGCCAGGTCGTCGTCGCGGTAAAGGCCTGCGCGATCAACTTTCCCGACACGCTGATGATCCGCGACCTCTACCAGTTCAAGCCGGAGCGCCCCTATGCCCCCGGCGGGGAGATCGCCGGAGTGGTCGAATCCGTCGGTGAAGGCGTTACCGCGTTCAGGCCCGGCGACCGGGTGTTCGGCGGTATCGGCAACGGCGGACTGGCAGAAAAGGTCGCGGTCGATACGCGGCGCCTGTTCCCCGTGCCCGAGGGCGTGCCGTTCGAAAAGGCCGCGTCCCTGATGATGACTTACGGCACCACGATCCACGGACTGAAGGATCGCGCGCACATCAAGCCGGGCGACGTGATGCTGGTCCTCGGCGCGGCGGGCGGCGTCGGGCTGTCGGCGGTGGAGCTCGGCAAGGCATTCGGCGCGAAGGTGATCGCCGCCGTCTCCAGCGAGGAAAAAGGCGAAGTCGCCCGGCGGGCCGGCGCGGACGATGTCGTCATCTACCCGCGCGAGGCCATGGACAAGGATGCATCAAAGGCCCTCGCCAACGCGTTCAAGGCGGCGTGCGGACCCGAAGGCGCGAACATCGTCTATGACATCGTCGGCGGCCAGTATTCCGAACCCGCCCTTCGCGCGATCGCGTGGGAGGGCAAGTTCCTGGTGGTCGGCTTCCCGGCCGGCATCGCGAAGATGCCGCTCAACCTCACCCTGTTGAAGAGCTGCGATATCTGCGGCGTGTTCTGGGGCGCCTTCACCATGCGCGAGCCGGAGAAGTTCAAGGCGCAGGCGGCCGAATTGTTCGAGCTGTTGAAGGCGGGCAAGATCGATCCGCTGATCTCCGAGACGTTCCCGCTCGAACGCGGCGGCGAAGCGATCGCGAAGCTGGAGAACCGCGAAGCTGTCGGCAAGCTGGTCGTCACCTTCGACTGA